A genomic segment from Flavobacterium inviolabile encodes:
- a CDS encoding thiamine phosphate synthase, translated as MYNKLQYISQGATPDEQWFNIQTALDNGCQWIQLRYKNGTNMELSALATTVKKHCEQYAATFIINDNPELVKQIDADGVHLGLQDMSVTEARSLLGTAKIIGGTANTFEDIEQRFNEQCDYIGLGPYRFTTTKQQLSPVLGTAGYQSLLSRMKTHNINIPVYAIGGITMTDIPELMATGVYGIAVSGLITLQDNKKELLTQLNQQLYGSF; from the coding sequence ATGTATAACAAACTGCAATATATTTCACAGGGGGCAACTCCGGACGAACAATGGTTCAACATCCAAACGGCACTGGACAACGGCTGCCAATGGATACAGCTGCGTTATAAAAACGGCACCAACATGGAATTATCCGCTCTGGCCACAACCGTTAAAAAACACTGTGAGCAATATGCCGCAACATTTATTATCAACGATAATCCTGAACTGGTAAAGCAAATCGATGCCGACGGAGTGCATTTGGGTTTGCAGGACATGTCCGTAACCGAAGCAAGGTCTTTATTGGGCACAGCTAAAATCATTGGCGGTACTGCCAACACCTTCGAAGATATCGAACAACGTTTTAACGAACAATGCGATTATATCGGACTGGGGCCATACCGCTTTACAACGACCAAACAGCAATTAAGCCCGGTACTGGGAACTGCCGGTTACCAATCCCTGTTGAGCCGGATGAAAACCCATAACATCAATATACCGGTATATGCTATTGGCGGAATCACAATGACGGATATCCCGGAATTAATGGCGACCGGTGTATACGGCATTGCCGTTTCCGGTTTAATAACACTACAGGACAACAAAAAAGAACTACTAACACAACTCAACCAACAATTATATGGCAGCTTTTAA
- the thiH gene encoding 2-iminoacetate synthase ThiH, producing the protein MNTTFQTVFEHYDWDTVQAKIYATTPEQVLRSLATNKRSLEDFLHLIAPAAQPYLEQMAQQSHALTTKRFGKTIQMYAPMYLSNECQNICTYCGFSLDNKLKRKTLSASEIAQEVTALKKAGFDHVLLVTGEANYTVNIHYFLKVIEQIKNDFANISVEVQPLSEEEYVQLHQAGVYSVLVYQETYHRDVYKQYHPKGKKSNFDFRLETPDRVGSAGIHKIGLGVLLGLEDWRTDSFFNALHLDYLQKTYWQSKFSVSFPRLRPAEGIIEPNFIMDDKDLTQLICAYRLWNEDLELSVSTRENEKFRDNIIPIGVTSMSAGSKTNPGGYVVDPQSLEQFETSDERSALTIARIITQKGYEPVWKDWDKSYSQH; encoded by the coding sequence ATGAACACTACTTTCCAAACGGTTTTTGAACATTACGATTGGGATACCGTACAGGCAAAAATATATGCCACAACACCCGAACAGGTGCTCCGTTCGTTAGCCACAAACAAACGCAGCCTGGAAGATTTCCTGCACCTGATCGCTCCGGCTGCCCAGCCCTATCTGGAACAAATGGCACAACAGAGTCATGCTTTGACCACAAAACGGTTTGGAAAAACGATACAGATGTATGCCCCGATGTACCTGAGTAATGAATGCCAGAACATCTGCACCTATTGCGGTTTCAGCCTGGATAATAAACTGAAAAGAAAGACACTCTCAGCATCCGAAATCGCACAGGAAGTAACCGCGCTGAAAAAAGCGGGATTCGACCATGTGCTTTTGGTAACCGGAGAAGCCAATTATACCGTTAACATCCATTATTTCCTAAAGGTTATTGAGCAGATCAAAAATGACTTTGCCAATATTTCCGTAGAAGTACAGCCCCTTTCTGAAGAAGAGTATGTACAGTTGCATCAGGCTGGTGTTTACTCGGTGCTGGTTTATCAGGAAACCTACCACCGGGACGTTTACAAACAATACCACCCGAAAGGGAAAAAGTCCAATTTCGATTTCCGGCTGGAAACACCGGATCGTGTGGGAAGTGCCGGGATTCACAAAATCGGACTGGGCGTTTTGTTAGGATTGGAAGATTGGCGTACCGACAGTTTTTTCAATGCGCTGCATCTGGATTATCTGCAAAAAACCTACTGGCAAAGTAAATTCTCGGTTTCTTTTCCGCGGCTGCGTCCGGCAGAAGGAATCATTGAACCCAATTTTATAATGGACGACAAGGATTTGACGCAGCTGATCTGTGCGTACCGCCTGTGGAATGAAGATCTGGAACTTTCTGTTTCCACGCGGGAAAATGAGAAATTCCGGGACAATATCATTCCGATTGGTGTAACCAGTATGAGTGCCGGATCCAAAACCAATCCCGGCGGTTATGTTGTCGATCCGCAATCGCTGGAACAGTTTGAAACCAGCGATGAACGTTCTGCCTTGACCATAGCGCGGATAATAACCCAAAAAGGCTACGAACCGGTCTGGAAAGACTGGGACAAAAGCTACAGCCAACACTGA
- a CDS encoding thiamine phosphate synthase, producing the protein MIVITSPTAIANETTIIHSLFEEGLTCLHIRKPDFSETAMAAFLAGIATTYSHRLVLHSQHQLAPTYGIPGIHLTERDRTSLTDRFPQVARYTTATHAIATFNTLPELFEYAFLSPVYPSISKPGYTPEHDLLKSITNRTNYQTKLIALGGITAANIRHTLESGFDDIALLGTLWNSPKPLENFKKCQQIALSY; encoded by the coding sequence ATGATCGTAATAACCAGTCCGACGGCTATTGCCAACGAAACAACCATTATCCATTCCCTTTTTGAAGAAGGCTTAACCTGCCTGCACATCCGGAAACCGGATTTTTCAGAAACGGCTATGGCTGCGTTTTTGGCCGGAATAGCAACCACCTATAGCCATCGCCTGGTTTTACACAGTCAGCATCAGCTGGCACCCACTTATGGAATACCGGGCATACACCTGACGGAGCGGGACCGGACCAGCCTGACGGACCGTTTCCCGCAAGTTGCCCGGTACACCACCGCCACCCATGCCATAGCAACATTCAACACCCTGCCGGAACTATTCGAATATGCCTTTCTAAGCCCTGTTTATCCCAGTATATCCAAACCGGGATATACTCCGGAACACGATTTGTTGAAAAGCATAACAAACCGGACAAATTACCAGACGAAACTAATTGCTTTAGGCGGTATTACTGCCGCAAACATCAGGCATACCCTGGAAAGCGGTTTTGACGATATCGCCCTGTTAGGAACCCTCTGGAATAGTCCCAAACCACTTGAAAATTTTAAAAAATGCCAGCAAATCGCCCTTTCGTATTAA
- a CDS encoding HesA/MoeB/ThiF family protein gives MISIQDFLRYNRQMLLPEIGESGQQRLKDARVLVIGAGGLGCPVLQYLATAGVGTLGIIDFDVVELHNLHRQILYREADVNQPKALIAELALKQLNPEIRTIVFNEKLTPDNAAGIFQHFDVVADGCDNFTTRYLVNDTCVNLNKPLIYGSILKFEGQVAVFNHNGSKQLRNLFPEPPNPEDVPNCSLNGVLGTLPGIIGSMMAHETLKLITGLPVLTNELLLLNTLEWQLTKLQF, from the coding sequence ATGATAAGTATTCAGGATTTTTTACGATACAACCGGCAAATGCTGCTGCCGGAAATAGGCGAAAGCGGTCAGCAGCGACTAAAGGATGCCCGCGTTCTGGTCATTGGTGCCGGCGGATTGGGCTGTCCCGTTTTACAATACCTTGCCACAGCAGGAGTGGGAACCCTCGGGATCATTGATTTTGACGTGGTGGAGTTACACAACCTGCACCGTCAGATTTTATACAGGGAAGCCGATGTTAACCAGCCCAAAGCCCTTATTGCCGAATTGGCCCTGAAACAGCTGAATCCGGAAATCCGTACTATTGTTTTTAATGAAAAGCTTACTCCGGATAATGCCGCCGGGATTTTTCAGCATTTTGATGTGGTTGCGGACGGCTGCGATAATTTCACCACCCGCTATCTGGTGAACGACACCTGCGTAAACTTAAATAAACCGCTCATTTACGGCAGTATTTTAAAATTTGAAGGACAGGTAGCTGTTTTTAATCATAACGGCAGCAAACAGCTCCGGAACCTGTTTCCGGAACCGCCAAACCCGGAAGATGTACCGAATTGCAGCCTGAACGGCGTTTTGGGTACGTTACCCGGAATAATCGGTTCGATGATGGCACACGAAACCTTAAAGCTGATTACCGGTTTACCCGTTTTAACCAATGAGCTGCTGCTGCTAAACACGCTGGAATGGCAATTGACCAAACTACAGTTTTAA
- the greA gene encoding transcription elongation factor GreA, with translation MSKVSYYTAEGLKKLRDELDQLKSIERPRASQAIAEARDKGDLSENAEYDAAKEAQGLLELKISKMEDVVANARLIDESQLDVSKVLVLSTVKIKNQTNGMELKYTLVAESEADLKTGKISVTSPIGKGLLGKSVGEIAEIQVPNGILKFEVLEISRD, from the coding sequence ATGAGTAAAGTATCTTATTATACGGCTGAAGGATTGAAGAAATTAAGAGATGAGTTGGATCAGTTAAAAAGCATCGAACGTCCTCGTGCATCGCAGGCAATTGCAGAAGCAAGAGACAAAGGTGACTTATCTGAAAATGCAGAATATGATGCGGCTAAAGAAGCTCAGGGACTTTTGGAACTTAAAATTTCTAAAATGGAAGATGTAGTTGCCAATGCCCGTTTAATTGATGAATCGCAATTGGATGTATCAAAAGTATTGGTACTGTCTACTGTTAAAATAAAAAATCAAACCAACGGAATGGAATTGAAATATACGTTGGTGGCAGAAAGTGAAGCCGATTTAAAAACCGGAAAAATCTCCGTTACCTCACCAATTGGTAAAGGATTGTTAGGGAAATCCGTAGGTGAAATTGCAGAAATTCAGGTGCCGAACGGTATTTTAAAATTTGAAGTATTAGAAATTTCCAGAGACTAA
- a CDS encoding hydroxymethylpyrimidine/phosphomethylpyrimidine kinase: MPANRPFVLTIAGLDPTAGAGILSDIKTFENHRTQGFAVNTANTIQTENVFYELQWSDIDFVLQSLQILLENYEFKAVKIGIVPSLDYLSKIVAMIRKHAPLTVIIWDTVLKSSTAFSFLTIENQTALLSILKQLDVITPNYDEMQKMQPFESNPEATAKALSKYCSVVLKGGHNPNEKGTDYLYMENSTFEFPPENSLVYPKHGSGCVFSAALAANIALGLDIKTACRKAKGYTEKYLISNKTLIGYHYV, from the coding sequence ATGCCAGCAAATCGCCCTTTCGTATTAACCATCGCCGGACTGGATCCAACAGCCGGTGCCGGTATCTTATCGGATATTAAAACCTTTGAAAACCACCGCACACAGGGTTTTGCCGTGAACACAGCAAACACCATACAAACGGAAAATGTGTTCTATGAGCTGCAGTGGAGCGACATTGATTTTGTTCTGCAAAGCCTTCAGATCCTTTTAGAAAATTATGAATTCAAAGCGGTCAAAATCGGCATTGTTCCTTCATTGGATTATCTCAGCAAAATTGTGGCTATGATCCGCAAACACGCTCCGCTAACGGTCATTATCTGGGATACGGTCTTAAAATCCTCAACCGCTTTTAGCTTTCTGACCATTGAAAACCAAACGGCTTTGTTATCCATCCTGAAACAGCTGGATGTGATTACGCCCAATTATGACGAAATGCAGAAAATGCAGCCTTTTGAAAGTAATCCGGAAGCAACTGCCAAGGCACTTTCCAAATATTGCAGCGTCGTTTTAAAAGGCGGGCATAATCCCAACGAAAAAGGAACCGATTATCTCTATATGGAAAACAGTACGTTCGAATTCCCTCCGGAAAACAGCCTTGTATATCCAAAACACGGTTCCGGCTGCGTTTTTTCGGCCGCATTGGCAGCCAATATCGCTTTAGGACTGGATATCAAAACCGCTTGCCGCAAGGCTAAAGGTTATACCGAAAAATACCTTATTTCCAACAAGACCCTAATTGGCTACCATTATGTATAA
- a CDS encoding Rieske (2Fe-2S) protein, whose protein sequence is MKKYIFLLFLIPLIGGCSKDSVVNNNNPYLPNYQVLITIDTNLPSYSPLKFTNGSAYIAGPTAGIRGIILFNTGTGITAFDRACPNQSLSECSTMDVDGIFAVCSCDNKKYSLFTGIGDGQYPMKQYRTEQMGTLIRVFN, encoded by the coding sequence ATGAAAAAGTACATCTTTTTATTGTTTTTAATTCCCCTGATTGGCGGCTGCAGCAAAGACAGCGTTGTTAACAACAATAATCCTTATCTGCCTAACTATCAGGTTTTGATTACCATCGACACGAACCTTCCTTCATACAGTCCTTTAAAATTCACAAACGGATCAGCTTATATTGCCGGCCCGACAGCCGGAATCAGAGGAATCATCCTTTTTAATACCGGAACCGGCATTACGGCATTTGACCGCGCCTGTCCGAATCAGTCGCTGAGCGAATGCTCCACTATGGATGTAGACGGTATTTTTGCCGTGTGTTCCTGTGACAATAAAAAGTACAGCCTGTTCACCGGAATAGGCGACGGACAATATCCGATGAAGCAATACCGTACAGAACAGATGGGAACACTTATACGGGTATTCAATTAA
- a CDS encoding flavin reductase family protein, protein MISVDPKELNPMKLQAYLQGAVGPRPIAFASTMDEQGNPNLSPFSFFNVFSSNPPILIFSPARRVRNNTVKHTLINAEQTREVVINIVNYAIVQQASLSSTEYGDGVNEFVKSGLTMVPSDVVKPYRVGESPVQFECKVNDIIELGTEGGAGNLIICEVVKIHIDEAILDENGAVDQYKIDLVSRMGGNWYSRANQGLFEVEKPLTTLGIGVDAVPDFIKESPVFDGNDLGKLGNVEALPTDEDIAIFVKENFAIKAVLSADDETKKHQKAKEYLDNNEVLTAWKVLLSRQ, encoded by the coding sequence ATGATTAGTGTCGATCCAAAGGAGTTAAATCCGATGAAATTACAAGCTTATTTACAAGGTGCCGTTGGTCCCAGACCGATTGCTTTTGCAAGTACGATGGATGAACAGGGTAATCCGAATTTATCCCCTTTCAGTTTTTTCAATGTGTTCAGTTCTAATCCGCCGATACTGATTTTCTCTCCGGCGAGAAGAGTGCGTAACAATACCGTGAAACACACACTGATCAATGCCGAACAAACGCGCGAAGTGGTAATCAATATTGTAAACTATGCGATCGTACAGCAGGCTTCTTTGTCCAGTACGGAATATGGCGACGGCGTTAACGAGTTTGTGAAATCCGGATTGACAATGGTTCCTTCCGATGTGGTAAAGCCATATCGCGTTGGAGAAAGCCCGGTGCAGTTTGAATGTAAGGTAAACGATATTATCGAACTGGGAACCGAAGGCGGTGCCGGAAACCTGATTATCTGTGAAGTTGTTAAAATACATATTGATGAAGCCATCCTGGATGAAAACGGAGCAGTTGATCAATATAAAATAGATCTGGTTTCCAGAATGGGAGGAAACTGGTATTCCCGTGCTAATCAGGGATTGTTTGAAGTGGAAAAACCACTGACAACACTTGGAATTGGTGTTGATGCCGTTCCTGATTTTATTAAAGAAAGTCCGGTTTTTGACGGGAATGACCTTGGTAAGCTTGGAAATGTGGAAGCATTGCCAACGGATGAAGATATTGCTATATTTGTAAAAGAAAATTTTGCCATTAAAGCAGTTTTAAGTGCCGATGATGAAACTAAAAAACATCAGAAAGCGAAAGAATATCTGGACAATAATGAAGTGCTGACCGCCTGGAAAGTACTTTTGTCAAGACAATAA
- a CDS encoding thiazole synthase → MAAFKIADKTFQSRLFLGTGKFGSSQQMEAAILASASELVTVALKRVDLETETDAILAHLKHPHINLLPNTSGARNAKEAVFAAQLAREALETNWLKLEIHPDPKYLLPDPIETLKATEELAKLGFIVLPYIHADPVLCKKLEEAGTAAVMPLGSPIGSNKGLKTADFLEIIIEQSKVPVIVDAGIGAPSDASKAMELGADAVLVNTAIAVAGNPALMAEAFKEAVIAGRKAYEARLAPMASNAVASSPLTSFLYE, encoded by the coding sequence ATGGCAGCTTTTAAAATCGCCGACAAGACATTTCAGTCCCGCCTGTTTTTAGGAACCGGCAAATTCGGCTCATCCCAGCAAATGGAAGCAGCAATTCTGGCTTCTGCAAGCGAACTGGTTACCGTCGCGCTGAAAAGAGTGGATTTAGAAACCGAAACCGATGCTATTTTAGCCCATCTGAAACATCCGCATATCAATTTATTGCCCAATACTTCCGGTGCCCGTAATGCCAAAGAAGCCGTTTTTGCCGCACAGCTGGCAAGAGAAGCATTGGAAACCAACTGGCTGAAACTGGAAATCCATCCCGATCCGAAGTATTTGCTTCCGGATCCTATTGAAACGTTAAAGGCTACCGAAGAGCTGGCAAAACTCGGTTTTATCGTGTTACCCTACATTCACGCCGATCCTGTTTTATGTAAAAAACTGGAAGAAGCCGGAACAGCCGCTGTAATGCCTTTGGGCTCGCCCATTGGCAGCAATAAAGGCTTAAAAACGGCAGACTTCCTGGAAATCATCATCGAGCAAAGCAAAGTTCCCGTTATTGTCGATGCCGGAATCGGAGCTCCTTCTGATGCTTCCAAAGCCATGGAATTAGGAGCCGATGCCGTTTTGGTCAATACCGCGATCGCAGTAGCCGGAAATCCGGCACTAATGGCGGAAGCTTTTAAAGAAGCGGTCATTGCCGGCAGAAAAGCCTATGAAGCCCGGTTAGCCCCGATGGCTTCCAATGCCGTTGCATCCAGTCCGCTAACCTCTTTTCTGTACGAATAA
- a CDS encoding HIT family protein, with translation MSSVFTKIINGEIPSYKVAEDENFIAFLDVNPNAKGHTLCVPKKEINKIFDMEEEHYLELMRFSRKVAKALEKTVACKRIGVAVVGLEVPHVHVHLIPLQDMDDMRFQRKTSLTPLQFEELAQAIAGNM, from the coding sequence ATGAGTTCAGTTTTTACAAAAATCATAAACGGGGAAATTCCGAGTTATAAAGTAGCGGAAGACGAAAATTTTATCGCTTTTTTAGATGTGAATCCCAATGCAAAAGGACATACCCTTTGTGTGCCTAAAAAAGAAATCAACAAGATTTTTGATATGGAAGAAGAGCACTATCTGGAATTGATGCGTTTTTCCAGAAAAGTTGCCAAAGCTTTGGAAAAAACAGTGGCCTGCAAACGGATCGGAGTAGCTGTAGTGGGGCTGGAAGTGCCGCATGTACACGTTCACTTAATTCCTTTACAGGACATGGATGATATGCGTTTCCAACGTAAAACAAGCCTTACACCATTACAGTTTGAAGAACTTGCCCAGGCTATTGCCGGCAATATGTAA
- a CDS encoding sensor histidine kinase has translation MNFSERRNLIRWIIILGSFNILVLILWNTYTFFQKFKDEERLKMELWATATKTLNNADENTEVELPFQILSNNTTIPIIQTTDKDSIINMVNVDKEIVADAAKSKVFLNKLKSENLPIIIELGGYNQYLYYGNSSLLTKLKFYPVALVLIGLFFSGMIFNFYRASKMATQNRLWAGMAKETAHQIGTPLSSLIGWLEIMKADNVDETTIAEIEKDINRLQTITDRFSKIGSEPVLGDYDLVKETEQSFEYLQSRTSKQVEFSFLAPEYPIHIMLNPVLHSWTIENLVKNAIDAMKGKGKLAIVIEDTERFVKIKVTDTGSGIPKKQFNSVFEPGFTTKKRGWGLGLSLTKRIVEEYHNGRIKVAHSEIGKGTTMQVTFKKEKATA, from the coding sequence ATGAACTTTTCGGAAAGAAGAAATTTAATTCGCTGGATAATTATTCTGGGATCCTTCAATATTTTAGTTTTGATTCTATGGAATACTTATACTTTTTTTCAGAAGTTCAAAGATGAAGAACGTCTTAAAATGGAGCTCTGGGCAACGGCAACCAAGACATTGAACAATGCCGATGAAAATACGGAAGTAGAACTTCCTTTCCAGATCCTGAGCAACAATACCACGATTCCGATTATACAGACGACCGATAAGGACAGCATTATCAACATGGTTAATGTGGATAAGGAGATTGTTGCCGATGCCGCCAAATCGAAAGTTTTCCTGAACAAGTTAAAATCCGAAAACCTCCCGATCATCATCGAGCTGGGCGGTTATAACCAATATCTCTATTACGGCAATTCATCGCTGCTGACCAAATTGAAATTTTACCCGGTGGCTTTAGTCCTTATCGGGCTTTTCTTTAGCGGTATGATCTTTAATTTTTACCGGGCGAGTAAAATGGCTACCCAAAACAGGCTTTGGGCCGGTATGGCCAAAGAGACCGCACACCAGATCGGCACGCCGCTTTCTTCTTTAATAGGCTGGCTGGAAATTATGAAAGCCGATAATGTGGATGAAACGACCATAGCCGAAATTGAAAAGGATATCAACCGGCTGCAGACAATAACGGATCGTTTTTCCAAAATTGGTTCCGAACCGGTGCTTGGTGATTATGATCTGGTAAAAGAAACCGAACAGTCGTTCGAATATTTACAATCCCGTACTTCCAAACAGGTTGAGTTTTCGTTCCTGGCTCCGGAATATCCTATCCATATCATGCTGAATCCTGTATTGCACAGCTGGACCATTGAAAACCTGGTAAAGAATGCTATTGATGCTATGAAAGGAAAAGGCAAACTGGCTATCGTTATTGAGGACACGGAGCGTTTTGTAAAAATCAAGGTTACCGATACCGGAAGCGGGATTCCGAAAAAACAGTTTAACAGTGTTTTCGAACCCGGTTTTACAACTAAAAAACGCGGTTGGGGATTAGGGCTTTCGCTGACAAAACGTATCGTGGAAGAGTACCATAACGGAAGGATTAAAGTAGCTCATTCCGAAATAGGAAAAGGAACGACCATGCAGGTCACGTTTAAAAAGGAGAAAGCTACTGCTTAA
- the aat gene encoding leucyl/phenylalanyl-tRNA--protein transferase, which translates to MYFLTKELYFPPVTETDYSGILAVGGDLSVERLLLAYRSGIFPWFEDGEPITWWAPDPRMVLVFDYLVISKSMRNILNRKIFTVTFNQNFREVITNCQSIKREGQNGTWITDDMIEAYCELHRQGHAQSVEVWQDGELVGGLYGVDLGHIFCGESMFSKVSNASKVAFITLVEHLRNNNYVLLDCQVYNEHLESLGAFEVNREDFMKVLHYKKGN; encoded by the coding sequence ATGTATTTTCTAACAAAAGAATTGTATTTCCCCCCGGTTACCGAAACCGATTATTCCGGGATATTAGCCGTAGGCGGCGACTTATCTGTAGAACGCCTTTTACTGGCCTACCGTTCCGGTATATTTCCCTGGTTTGAAGACGGGGAACCGATTACCTGGTGGGCTCCGGACCCTAGAATGGTGCTGGTATTCGATTATCTGGTGATTTCCAAAAGCATGCGGAACATCCTGAACCGGAAAATCTTCACCGTCACATTCAACCAAAACTTCCGGGAAGTCATTACCAATTGCCAGTCCATTAAAAGAGAAGGGCAAAACGGAACCTGGATTACCGATGACATGATTGAAGCCTATTGCGAACTGCATCGGCAGGGACATGCACAATCTGTTGAGGTATGGCAGGATGGCGAATTGGTTGGCGGCCTGTATGGTGTTGACCTCGGTCATATTTTTTGCGGGGAAAGCATGTTTTCCAAAGTTTCCAATGCTTCCAAAGTGGCTTTTATCACTCTGGTAGAACACCTTCGGAACAACAATTACGTATTGCTCGACTGCCAGGTCTATAATGAACACCTGGAAAGTCTGGGCGCTTTTGAAGTGAACCGGGAAGACTTTATGAAAGTATTGCATTATAAAAAAGGGAACTGA
- a CDS encoding DUF3127 domain-containing protein, which yields MEVTGKIKVINGAQQISASFKKRELVVTTEEQYPQHIMIEFTQDKCDLLDSYQVGEPVKVSINLRGREWVNPQGETKYFNSIQGWRIEKLQAEAPAGQVPPMPAADAFEPASNFNEEEHDDLPF from the coding sequence ATGGAAGTTACAGGGAAAATCAAAGTGATTAATGGAGCGCAGCAAATTAGCGCAAGTTTTAAAAAGAGAGAGTTAGTTGTCACTACCGAAGAACAATATCCGCAACATATTATGATTGAGTTTACTCAGGATAAATGTGATTTACTGGATAGTTACCAAGTGGGAGAACCTGTGAAAGTTTCTATTAATCTTAGAGGTAGAGAATGGGTTAATCCTCAGGGAGAAACAAAATATTTCAACTCTATCCAGGGTTGGAGAATCGAAAAATTACAAGCAGAAGCACCAGCAGGTCAGGTACCTCCAATGCCGGCTGCCGATGCCTTTGAACCGGCTTCAAATTTCAATGAAGAAGAACATGACGATTTGCCGTTCTAA